A section of the Candidatus Binataceae bacterium genome encodes:
- a CDS encoding enoyl-CoA hydratase-related protein, whose protein sequence is MNFSEIIYDKSDHIATVTFNRPEKMNAWTPTMGAETRTALLDADRDPTIGAIIVTGAGRAYCAGADMGGLSEISSGRASATGGGSGPSPDPEEWLRAQRPDYRNQYAYVLGLSKPVIGAINGACVGLGFTTCLYQDIRIASENARMGLIFVQRGLAIEHGSSWMLSRIVGVARAVELAVTGRLVDADEALRIGLVHRVVAQARLIETAREVAGHIANNCSPLGVSEAKKLVWRHLFTDLATAIREDDESMTMMTRSEDFKEGVRAFIEKRPAKYQGR, encoded by the coding sequence ATGAATTTCAGCGAAATCATCTACGACAAGTCCGATCACATCGCGACCGTAACCTTCAATCGCCCGGAAAAAATGAACGCGTGGACCCCGACCATGGGTGCGGAAACCCGAACCGCCCTGCTCGACGCCGACCGCGATCCCACCATCGGCGCGATCATCGTCACGGGTGCGGGCCGCGCCTACTGCGCGGGCGCCGACATGGGCGGGTTGTCGGAAATTTCTTCCGGCCGCGCTAGCGCGACCGGAGGTGGCTCGGGCCCATCTCCCGATCCGGAAGAATGGCTTCGAGCGCAGCGTCCTGATTATCGCAACCAGTACGCCTACGTCCTTGGCCTCAGCAAGCCGGTCATCGGTGCCATCAACGGCGCGTGCGTCGGTCTCGGCTTTACGACCTGCTTGTACCAGGACATCCGCATCGCGTCCGAAAACGCGCGGATGGGGCTGATCTTCGTGCAGCGCGGCCTCGCGATCGAACACGGGTCCTCGTGGATGCTGTCCCGCATCGTTGGCGTGGCCCGCGCCGTTGAGCTGGCCGTCACCGGGCGGCTGGTCGACGCGGACGAAGCACTCCGAATCGGACTGGTGCATCGCGTCGTTGCGCAGGCCAGGTTGATTGAGACCGCGCGCGAAGTTGCCGGTCATATCGCAAACAACTGTTCGCCGCTGGGCGTCTCGGAAGCGAAGAAACTGGTGTGGCGACACTTGTTCACCGACCTGGCGACCGCAATCCGCGAGGACGACGAGTCGATGACGATGATGACCCGCTCGGAAGATTTCAAGGAGGGCGTGCGGGCCTTTATCGAAAAGCGCCCTGCCAAGTACCAGGGCAGATAA
- a CDS encoding universal stress protein, which produces MPVTLGGRIVRNVPNISKILAATDFSEDSSRALSYAEDLAHKFGAELVILHVDQPLAPVMASPDLGPAMDLGAMSRIAEEQRIIAQRELDKIVQRLRDHGLKSRSLLKVGSPFLEILHAAQTENADLVVLGTHGRTGLAHVLMGSVAERVVQKCHAPVLTVRHPDRKFKHPLDN; this is translated from the coding sequence TTGCCAGTCACCCTAGGTGGGCGTATCGTTCGCAACGTGCCGAACATTAGCAAAATCCTGGCCGCGACTGATTTCTCTGAAGATTCGTCGCGGGCGCTGAGCTACGCGGAGGACCTGGCGCACAAGTTTGGCGCCGAACTGGTGATTCTTCACGTCGATCAGCCGTTGGCGCCAGTAATGGCGAGCCCCGACCTGGGACCGGCGATGGATCTCGGCGCCATGAGCCGGATAGCGGAAGAACAACGCATTATAGCGCAGCGCGAGTTGGACAAGATCGTGCAGCGCCTGCGCGACCACGGTCTCAAGAGCAGGAGCCTCCTCAAAGTCGGATCACCTTTTCTTGAAATTCTCCACGCGGCCCAGACCGAAAATGCTGACCTGGTAGTGCTCGGCACTCATGGGCGCACCGGGCTGGCGCACGTTCTAATGGGGAGCGTGGCGGAGCGGGTGGTGCAGAAGTGTCATGCGCCGGTGCTGACTGTCCGTCATCCCGACCGCAAGTTCAAACATCCGCTGGACAATTAG